The window GCCAGACCGGCGCGCCTGCCGGCCATGTCCACATGGCGCTGCTCGAACTCGAACTCGCCGGCGATCTGCTGCGCGAGACGGATGGCATGGTGCGGCGTTTGGTGTAGCAGGCGCGCACGACAAGCCTCTTGACGGTTTTGCCCGGCGCGGCCCACCCTCGCGCACACGTACACGTAAGGACCTCTTCTTCAGCCCATGCAGCTCGTCATCGTCGAATCCCCCGCCAAAGCGAAAACCATCGAGAAATATCTCGGCAAGGACTTCAAGGTTCTCGCGTCCTATGGCCACGTCCGCGATCTGCCGCCCAAGGATGGCAGCGTGAAGCCCGACGAGGACTTCGCGATGGACTGGGAACTCTACCGCGACAAGCAGAGCCGCTTCAAGGAAATCGCCGACGCGGCCAAGGGCGCCAGCCGCCTCGTTCTCGCCACCGACCCTGATCGTGAGGGCGAGGCGATCAGCTGGCACGTGCAGGAGCTGCTGAAGAAGCGGAAAAGCCTGCCCGCCAAGGTCGACCGCGTCACCTTCAACGCGATCACCAAGCAGGCGGTGACCGAGGCGATGACCCGCCCGCGTGACCTCGATCAACCGCTGATCGATGCCTATCTCGCGCGCCGCGCGCTCGACTATCTGTTCGGCTTCACCCTGTCGCCGGTGCTGTGGCGCAAGCTGCCGGGCGCAAAATCGGCGGGCCGCGTGCAATCGGTCGCGCTGCGTCTGATCGTCGAGCGCGAGCGCGAGATCGAGGCCTTCCGCGCGGACGAATACTGGAGCGTGGTCGCGCGCCTGATGCACGATGGCACCGCGTTCGATGCGCGCCTCGTCAAGTTCCGCGGCGAAAAGCTTGAGCGCCTGAGCCTCGGCACCGAGGGCATCGCCATGGAAGCCAAGGCCGCGGTCGAAGCCGGGCGTTTCACTGTCGAAGGCGTGGAGACCAAACCGGTCAAGCGCAACCCCGCGCCGCCGTTCACCACCTCGACGCTGCAACAGGAAGCCGCGCGCAAACTGGGCTATTCGGCGCAGCACACGATGCGGCTGGCGCAGAGCCTCTATGAAGCGGGCGCGATCACCTACATGCGGACCGACGGCGTGCAGATGGACATGAGCGCGATCCACGCCGCGCGCGATGCGATCGCGGCGCGCTTCAGCCCCGACTATCGCCCCGAAAAGCCGCGGATGTATTCGACCAAGGCCAAGAACGCGCAGGAAGCGCACGAGGCCATCCGTCCGACCGATTTCACCCGCGAACGTGCCGGCACGGGCGACGAGGCGAAGCTGTACGACCTCATCTTCAAGCGCGCGATGGCGAGCCAGATGGCGACCGCGCTGCTCGAACGCACCACGGTCACGCTGCGCGATCCGACCGGGCAGCACGAACTGCGCGCCACCGGACAGGTGGTGAAATTTCCGGGCTTCCTTGCGGTCTATCAGGAAAGCTTCGACGACAGCGATGACGAGGACGGCAGTCTGCTGCCCGTGCTGAAAAACGGCGATCTGCCCGCCAAGCGCAGCGTCGATGCGACCCAGCACTTCACCCAGCCGCCGCCGCGCTTTTCCGAAGCGTCGCTGGTCAAGCGGCTGGAGGAACTCGGCATCGGGCGCCCATCGACCTATGCCTCGACCATCCAGACCCTGCGCGACCGCGCCTATGTGCGGGTGGAGAAGAACCGCTTTTTCGCCGAGGAATCGGGCCGTCTCCTGACCGCTTTTCTCGAACGCTTCTTCCCGACCTATGTCGCCTATGATTTCACCGCCGGGATGGAGGACGAGCTCGATGTCGTCTCCGACGGGCGCGAGGAATACAAGGTGCTGCTCGAACGGTTCTGGCGCGATTTCAAGCCCAAGGCCGACGAGGTGATGGAGAAGCTACCCTCGGAAGTGACCGAGGCGCTCGACGAATATCTCGCCGATTTCCTGTTCCCCCCGCGCGAGGACGGCAGCGACCCGCGCGCCTGCCCGCTGTGCGCGGCCGAAGGGCGCGATGGCGGCAGGCTGGCGCTGCGCGGCGGCAAGTTCGGTGCGTTCGTGGCCTGCGCCAACTATCCCGAATGCAAATACACCCGCCGCTTTGCCCAGCCGGGCGCTGATGGCGGGGACGGGGCCGAAGACGGGATCATGGGCCAGCATCCCGAAACCGGCGAGAACATTCTGCGCAAGACCGGGCGGTTCGGCCCCTACGTCGAAATGGGCGAGGGCAAGGAAGCCAAGCGCGCGAGCATCCCCAAGGATCTCGACGATTTTGATCTCGACTGGGCGGTGAAACTGCTGGGCCTGCCGCGCATCATCGGCGCGCACCCCGAGACCGCGCTCGAGATCGAGGCGAATATCGGGCGTTACGGGCCTTACCTGCGGCATGACGGCAAGTATGGCCGGCTCACCAATACCCGCGAGGTCTTCGAGGTAGGGATGAACCGCGCGGTCGATATCCTCGCGCAGGCCGCCACCCGCGGCGGCGCGGCGCGCGGCAAGTCCGAACCCATCGCCACGCTCGGCGCGCACCCCACCAGCGGGGGCGAGATCAAGGTGATGCCGGGCCGCTATGGCCCCTATGTCACCGACGGCACCACCAACGCGACGATCGCGCGCGACATGAAGCCCGAGGACGTGACGCTCGCCATCGCGATCGAACTGATCGATGCGCGCGCGGCGAAAGGCCCGGCCAAGGGCAAGAAAAAGAAGGCCGCTCCCAAGAAAGCGCCCGCCAAGAAGCCTGCGGCAAAGAAGGCGGCGGCAAAAAAACCGGCGGCCAAGAAGGCGCCCGCCAAGAAGCCCGCGGCAAAGAAGGCCACGCCTGCGACGAACTGAGGTCGGGAGCGGCGCAAAACGCCGCTCCGCCTTGTCCGCGTTGACAAAACATAAAGCATTTGCCCCCTAAAAATGGCGCCAGACAAAGGGCTGCGCCGTGATCGAAATCGAAGTCCAGAACGAAACCCACCAATCCCAGAGCCGCATCCGCTTTGCCGCGGTGCCGCGGATCGGCGAAGGCCTGCGCCTGCGCGAACCCGATGGCATGTGGGCGAGCTACGACGTCATCGACGTGTGGTATCAGAAAGCCGAATTCGGCGATGTATGGATGCCCTATCTCCATGTCCGTGTGACCCCGGGCGAAATGGTCGGCACGATCGAAGCCGATCGCTTCTCGGACGATTACGCCGCGCAGGGCCTGCACCAGCAAGGCTTCGACCAGCCCGCCTACGATCAGGGCTTCGATCAGCCGGCCTATGCCGCGATGGGCGGAGGGCGCTAGCATGCACAATCTTATCAAGCGCAATTCCGGTCCCCACCGCCGCACCGCGATGGAAGGCAAGACGCTGGCCGAAAAACTGGCGCAGAACGAAAAGGCGCTCGAAGCCGGGATCGCTGCCGCCGCGCAGGAAATCGCTGCGCAGCAGACGCGCGAAGCCGCCGAACCCGAACCCGCGACCGCCGAAATCACGCCGCCCGCCGGCGCGCCCGCTGCGCCCGGTGCGGCTGCAAACCACGGCGATGATACCGCCGCGATCGTCGCGGCGGCCAAGGCGATGCGCGACCGCTACCCGGCGCGCGATAACGCCGCGCCCGCACAGCGCACCTGCCTGATCGTCGATGACAGCCGCGTGATCCGCAAGGTATCGAGCAAGATCGCGATCAGCCTCGGCTACACCCCCATCGAAGCCGAGAACGGCGAAGAGGCGCTTGCCCGGTGCAAGAAATCGATGCCCGATCTGGTGCTGACCGATTGGAACATGCCCGAAATGGACGGGATCACCTTCGTCACCAAATTGCGCGCGATCCCGACGCCCAAGGAGCCGACGGTGGTGTTCTGCACGTCCAACGGCGAAGCGCGCGACATCCACGATGGCATTGCCGCAGGCGCGGATGATTACATCGTCAAACCCTTCGACGAGGCGGCGCTCAAGGCCAAGCTCGAACGGCTCGACCGCGGCTGATCGGCAGAGACCGGGGGCGCCGCACCCCTAACATAGGATACTGGACAATTTCGGCTGCCTCTGCGACCGCAAGGGTTCGACCTTGTGGTCTCCATTTGTCCAGTAAGGCGACGCAGTGCCGACAACCTTTCAAGAAGCCCATTCGCCCCTGCTCGGGCAGATCACGTTCCGCCAGCTGGCCGATGCCATGCCGCAGATGGTGTGGTCGACGCTGCCCGACGGCCTGCACGATTATTACAACGCGCGCTGGTACGAATTCACCGGCGCGCCCTTGGGTTCGACCGATGGCGAGGGCTGGAACGACATGTTCCACCCAGAGGATCAGGAACGCGCCTGGACAGTGTGGCGCCGCAGCCTGGCAACGGGCGAGCCTTACGAAATCGAATATCGCCTGCGCCATCACAGCGGCGAATACCGATGGGCGCTGGGCCGCGCGCTGCCGGTGCGCGGGGAAGAGGGGCAGATCGTGCGCTGGGTGGGCACCTGCACCGATATCCACGAACACAAGCAGTCCGAACAGATGAACGCGGTTCTGAGCCGCGAACTCAGCCACCGGATCAAGAACATCTTTGCCGTGATCGGCGGGATCATCGGAATTTCCTCGCGCCAGTTCCCGCAGCTCGAAACGCTGGCCACCCAGCTGCAGTCGCGCGTCGCCGCGCTGGGCCGCGCGCATGATTACGCCCGCCCGCACAGCGAAGACAGCGCGCCGCATGGCGGCCCCTCGCAGCTGACCGAAATGCTGCGCCAGTTGCTCAGCCCCTATCCCGCGCTCGATGAAGGGCGGATCACGATTGAGGGCGAGCAGCTGACCGTCGATGATCGCGGCGCGACGCCGATCGGTCTGACCTTCCACGAGCTGGCGACCAATTCGATGAAATACGGCGCGCTGTCGGCGTCCGATGGCCAGGTGCGGATCGTGGTGTCGTCGGAAGATGGCAATGTCACGATCGAATGGATCGAGACGGGCGGCCCGCCGGTCGTGAAGCCGGACTTCATCGGGTTCGGCACCGAGCTCACGGAAATCGCGATCGTCGCACAGCTGGGCGGAACGATTGACCGCGAATGGCTGCCCGAGGGTCTGCGGGTCACGATCAGGATTTTGGCGGAACGCCTGCGCCGCTGACCTGCGGCGCGTGCGCCCGGCGGCGCGAAATCAGCCGAAGCAGCGCAGCGCCTGCGGCGGATCCTTGGCAAGTCCGCGGCGGCGTTCCAGCGCGAAACTGACCGCATCGGTCAGCGTCTGGGCATCGGCGGGCTTGGTCAGCACGCCGATGGTTCCGGCAACCCCGTCGCCCAGCTGGCGCGGGTTGGCGGTGATGAAGATCACGGTCACACCCAGATCCTGCGCAAGCCGCGCACCGATATCGGGGCCAGTCAGCCCGTCGCGCAGGTTCAGATCGACCAGCGCCAGTGCGATCCCCTGATTGGCGAGCGCCATCGCGCCTTCGCGGTCTGCCGCGATCCCTGCCACCTCGTAGCCGTGCTGCTCAAGGATGCGCTTCATTTCAAAAGCGATGAAGAACTCGTCTTCGACAATGAGGATGGGGTCTGACATGCTTCTCAAAAGTGATTTTGTGCGCGGGTGTTCCAGCGCGATATGACATTTTTTGGACCATCGTGGATGCGGTTTGCAATCATTTGCAGATCGCATCCTCCGCGGGTGAGCCGGCGCCCGATGGCACCGGTTTGCGGGCGTTGCAAGCGTGCGTGATCCGGCCTTGTCAGGGGCGCATGTTCAGCGCACCCAGTCGAGCCCGATTTCCTCGAACACTTCCTTGTCTTCGGCCCAGTTTTCCAGAACCTTGACGTGCAGGAACAGGTGCACCTTCGTGCCCAGCACCTCCATCAGTTCGGCGCGCGCAGCCGCCCCGATCGCCTTGATCTTCGATCCGCCCTTGCCGAGCACGATCGCGCGCTGGTTGTCGCGGGTGACGACGATCTGCTGGTGGATCTCGATGCTGCCATCGGGCCGCACTTCATAGCGTTCGGGCCGCACCGCGCTGTCATAGGGCAGTTCCTCGTGGAGCTGCTGGTAGAGCTGTTCGCGCGTGATCTCGGTCGCGAGCAGGCGCTCGGAAGCATCGGACACCTGATCTTCGGGATACATCCATTCAGCCAGCGGCATCATCCCGGCGATGTGATCCTTGAGTTCGGCAACCCCGTCGCCGTTGAGCGCCGAGATGAAGAAGATTTCGGCAAAGTCGACCTTGGCGGCAAGGTCCTGCGCAAGTGCGAGCAGCGGTTCCTTCTTCGCGCGATCGACCTTGTTGAGGACGAGGATCTTGCGTTCGGGCCGGCCTGCCAGCGTTTCGAGCAGGGGTTCAAGCTCGTGGCGGCGCTGCTTGATCGGATCGACCATCAGCAGCACCGCATCGGCCGCTTCGGCGCCTTCCCATGCGGCGCTGACCATCGCGCGGTCAAGCCGGCGCTTGGGGGCAAAGATGCCGGGGGTGTCGACGAGGATCATCTGTGTCGGCACACCCGCCAGTTCGTGCAGTGCAATCCCGAGCATCCGCGCGCGCGTGGTTTGCGCCTTGGGCGAGGTGATCGCGACCTTCTGTCCGACCAGCGCGTTCACCAGCGTCGATTTGCCTGCATTGGGCGCGCCGAGCACGGCGACGACGCCGCAGCGCGTGTTGGCGGGGGCAGGGGCGGCGGAAGAGGTTTCGATGTCGGTCATTGCCGCGCCCATAGCCGCTTGGCACGCGTTTGTCGAAGCCCAGCACGTGTTCGGGCCGCCCCTGACCCCTTCCAGACCCCTGCCAGACCCCTTTCAGCCCCGTCTTGCCAAGGGTTTGCGGCGCTGTTTCACGTGAAACATCAAAGCCCGCCCGCCGCTCAGCCGAACTGTTCGAGGAACGCCTTGGCGGCGAGTTTTTCCGCCTCGCCCTTGCTCGAAGCGGTCGCCTCGGCAGCGCCGACATTGCGCACCGAAACGCGCACCGTAAAACGCGCGGCATGATCGGGGCCCGAGCGGTCGACGACTTCATAAAGCGGGGTCATCCGCCGGTTGCCCGCGGCCCATTCCTGAAGCGCGCTCTTGGGATGCTTCGACTTGCCGACATCGCCTTCAAGCTCGCTAGCCCAAAGGCGGTAGATCAGCGTCTGTGCCGCCTCGAACCCGTGTTCGATGAAGCACGCGCCGATCAGCGCCTCCATCACGTCGCCCAAAATCTTGTCGCTGTCCGATCCGCCATCGTCGCGCGCCTGCTTGCCCAGCCGGATATGCGGGGGCAGGCCGATGGAGCGTGCGATCCGCGCACAAGTGGCGCCGCTGACCAGCGCATTGAGGCGCTGCGACAGCTTGCCTTCAGGCGCATCGCCCGCACGGAACAGCCACGCCGCGACCGACAGGCCCAGCACCCGGTCGCCAAGGAATTCGAGCCGCTGGTAATCGGCCGCATCGGCGCTGCCCGATCCGTTGAAGCTGCCATGCGTCAGCGCCTCCAGCCAGACCGCGTCAGCCGCGGGCGCAAAGCCCTGCGCGGTCAGCCAGGCGCGGGTGTCGGGGGCAAGCGCGGCGGTCACAGGCGGTCTCCGATACGGTCCCAGCGCGCGGCCGAGAACCAGGTCCAGGGTTTGAGCCAGTCCGCGCTGCCATCGGTCGACCAGACGATCACCTCCGCGCGGCCGACCAGCAGGTCTTGCGCGACCAGTCCCACGCCTTCGCCTGCGGCGGCAGGAAAGCGGCTGTCGAGCGAATTGTCGCGGTTGTCGCCCATCAGGAACAGCGCGCCTTCGGGGACAGTGCGTTCGGGGTAGTTATCGGCCGGGGTGCGCCCGAAATCGATCACGCGGTAGCTGCGCCCGCCGGGCAGCGTTTCGCGCGACGCGCGGTATCGGCACGCCTCGGTGCCGCCCGGGATGCGTCCCGCTTCGCCGCCCCATGCGCAGCCCGTATTGGGAGAAAGCGGCACCAGCGCATCGCCAATCGGCACCTGGCGCAGCCGCACGCCGTTGAGCACCACCTGTCCGCTCACCACCGCCACACGGTCGCCCGGCAGGCCAATCACGCGCTTGATGTAATCGCGCCCGTCGACCGGATGCTTGAAGATCACGATATCGCCGCGTTCCGGCGTGCCGGGCAGCAGCCGCCCTTCGGGCAGGTCGAAATCGAACGGCAGCGACCGGCGCGAAAAGCCATAGGGCCATTTCGACGCGAGCAGGTAGTCGCCGTTCATCAGCCGCGGCAGCATGCTTTCCGACGGGATCGAAAAGGGCGAGAATACGAATACCCGGAAGGCCAGCACCACGACTAACAGCTTGATGATAAACCACGCAAAGCTGCCCCAGCTGTCGCCCGAACGGGGCTGGACTGCGTCGGGCTGGCCGGTGCCAAGCGATTGGGTCTTTGCATCCATCGTCCATGCCCTTACTCGGCTCCTCACACTTGCGCAAAGGGGAACGGTAATGAGCGGATCGGGCGAAGCGATGACGGCGGCATGGACAGCCTTGCGCGGTCTGCCGCAGCACAGCCTGGCCGACCTGTTCGCCGCCGATGCGCAGCGGCCCCAGGCGATGACCCGGCACATCGCATGGCCCGCCGCGCCCGGCGGCCAGAGCGATGCGCAAGCGGGCATGCTGATCGATTTTTCCAAGACGCATCTGGGCGAGGATACGCTCACCGCGTTCGAGGCGCTGGCCGATGCGGCGGGTTTTGATGCGGCGCGCGAGGCCTTGTTCGGCGGCGGAATCGTCAACACCACCGAAGGCCGCGCCGCGACCCACGGCGCGCTGCGCGGCAGCGGCACGCCTGCGGCGGTCGAGGAGGCCGAGGCGTTGCTCGCGCGGATGGGGATGCTGCTCGAGGCGATCCACGAAGGCGCGCTGGGCGAGATCAAGCATTGCATCGCGATCGGCATCGGCGGATCGGCGCTCGGCCCCGCGCTCGCGATCGACGCGCTGACCCGCGATCTGGCGCTGGTCGATGTCCATGTCGTCTCGAACATCGACGGGCTGGCACTGGAAGCGGCATTCCGCGCCTGCGATCCCGCGACCACGCTGATCGCGCTGGCATCGAAAACCTTCACCACCACCGAGACGATGACCAATGCGGCGAGCGCGCTGAAATGGCTCGCCGACAACGGCGTCGAAGACCCGGGCGGGCGGGTGATCGCGCTGACCGCCGCGCCCGAGAAGGCGGTCGAATGGGGCGTGGACGAAACCCGCGTGCTGCCGTTCCCCGAAAGCGTGGGCGGGCGCTATTCGCTGTTTTCTAGCATCGGCTTCCCCGTCGCGCTGGCGGTGGGGATGGATGAATTTGCGCACATGCTTGCCGGCGCCAAGGCGGTGGACGACCATTTCCGCGACACGAACGCGCGTGCCAATGCCCCGCTGCTCGCCGCCTTTGCCGACCAGTATTACACGCGCCTCAAGGGCTGCCAGACCCGCGCGGTCTTCGCCTATGACGAACGGCTGAAGCTGCTGCCCGATTATCTCCAGCAGCTCGAAATGGAATCGAACGGCAAATCGGTCACGCAAGGCGGCGCCCCTGTCGACGGGCCGACCGCGGCGGTGACATGGGGCGGGGTGGGGACGGACGCGCAGCACGCGGTGTTCCAGCTGCTCCATCAGGGCACGCACCTGATCCCGGTCGATTTCATCGCCAGCATCGCGCCGGGCGACGATCTCGATCCCGCGCACCACCGCATCCTGCTGATGAACTGCCTTGCGCAGGGCGCAGCGCTGATGGCGGGCAAGACCTCGGACGATCCGGCGCGTGCCTATCCGGGGGATCGGCCCTCGACCACCTTCCTCGTCGATGATTGCGATGCGGCGGCGCTCGGCGCGCTAATCGCGTTCCACGAACACCGCACCTTTGCCAATGCGGTGCTGATGGGCATCAACCCCTTCGACCAGTTCGGCGTCGAACTGGGCAAGGCGATCGCCAAGCAGATCGAAAGCGGCGAGGGGGATTTCGACGCCTCGACCAAGGCGCTGATGGCGGCGGCGGGGTTGGGGTAACGCGGGAAAAGATTGACTTTCGCGCAGCCCGCGCCCACATGGCCGCCATCGAAGCGCGCTAGCCATGCGTGAAGCGGCGGATGCCCAACAGATATCCGCCCCGGCCGCGCCTCGGTTCTACCCCCAAGACTTCCCTTTTCACGCGGGCGGTTTCAACCCCCGCGCCGCGCGTGGCGTGCCCGTTGACGCATTGCGTGCCGGGCCGCCCAGCGCGCGTCGCAGATATTATGCGAGTGCATTCTACCATGACGACTTTTGCTGACCTCGGGCTGTCGCAGCCCGTGCTCCAGGCCCTTGACCTCAAGGGTTACAACACGCCCACCCCGATCCAGGAACAGGCGATTCCCCCCGTATTGAAGGGCCGCGACCTGCTCGGCATCGCGCAGACCGGCACCGGCAAGACCGCCGCGTTCATGCTCCCCAGCATCGACCGGTTGCGCGAAGCCGACAAGCAGATCCCGTTCAAATCCTGCCGCATGCTGGTGCTTGCACCCACGCGCGAACTGGCCGTGCAGATTGCCGACAGCGCCAAGGATTACGGCGCGCTTGCGGGCCTCAAGGTGCAGTCGATTGTCGGCGGCACCAGCGTGGGCAAGGACCGCAACAAGCTGCACCGCGGCACCGATATTCTGGTGGCAACGCCGGGCCGTCTCCTCGATCTGATCGACCAGAAGGCATTCAACCTCAATGGGATCGAAGTCCTCGTCCTTGACGAAGCGGACCAGATGCTCGATCTCGGCTTCATCCACGCGCTGCGCAAGATCCGCGAACTGGCGCCCAAGGATCGCCAGACGCTGTTCTTCAGCGCCACCATGCCCAAGGCGATCAAGGAGCTGGTAAGCGGTTATTGCAACAACCCTGTCCAGGTTTCGGTGACGCCCGAAAGCACCACCGCCGAACGGATCGACCAGTATCTCTTCATGGTGCAGCAGGACGAGAAGCTGAGCCTTCTCACGATGATCCTGCAGCGCCGCCACGAGGTGCCGGGCGAATTCGAACGCGTGCTGATCTTCACCCGCACCAAGCACGGCGCGGACCGCGTGGTGAAGAAGCTGGAGCAGGCGGGCATCCCCGCCAACGCGATCCACGGCAACAAGTCGCAGCCGCAGCGCCAGCGCGCGCTCGACGAGTTCCGCAAGGCACGCGTGCCGGTGCTGATTGCCACGGACGTTGCCGCGCGCGGGATCGATATTCCGGGCGTCAGCCACGTCATCAATTACGAACTGCCCAACGTTCCCGAACAATATGTCCACCGCATCGGCCGCACCGCGCGCGCCGGGCGTGACGGGATCGCGATCGCCTTCTGCGCAGAGGACGAACGCGCATACCTCAAGGACATCCGCAAGGTGACGGGAGCCGAGCTTGAACGGCTGCCGCTGCCCGACAATTTCCGTGCCGTGGTCGAAGGCGAAGGCCCGACCAAGCCCGCGCCGCGCGTGCCGATGAAGCGCGTGCAGCCGCGCCCGCTCGGCCAGCGCAAGCCGCAGGGCGAAGCGCGCGGCGGCGGGGATCGCCGTCCGCAGCAGGGCGAAGGTCGCCGTGGCGAGGGCGAGCGCCGCAGCGCACCGCAGGGCGAACGCCGCGGTGCTCCGCAGGGTGAGCGTCGTCCGCAAGGCGATCGCAAGCCGCAGCAAGCGCATGGGCAGGGCCGGTCCGGCGGCAATGGCGGCGGCGGTGATCGTCGTTCGCCCGGCAGCGGCGGTCGTCCCGGGGGCAATGGTGGCGGCAATGGCGGCGGTGGCAACCGCGGCCGCGGTCGTCCCGGCGGCGGCGGCGGCGGGCGTCCGCGCGCAGCCAGCGTCTGATCGCAGGCATTATTGAACAAACGAACGGCGGGGGGCGGCAAGCCTTCCGCCTTTTGTTTGCCCGAAATCCGCGCCAGCCGCGCTCTCGCGGTTGCCGCGCCTGCATAGCGCCGCCATATGCGTCCCGTTAGCGAGCGGAGCGATGCATGGCCGACGAATATGATTTCGACCTCTTCACGATTGGCGCAGGTTCGGGCGGGGTGCGCGCCAGCCGCGTTGCCGCTGCCCACGGTGCGCGCGTCGCCGTGGCCGAGGAATACCGTGTCGGCGGCACCTGCGTCATCCGCGGCTGCGTGCCCAAGAAGATGCTCGTCTACGGCGCGCACTTCGCCGAGGATCTGGTCGATGCCCGCGCGTTCGGCTGGACAATCGAAGGCAAGCGTTTCGACTGGAAGGCGCTGCGCGATGCGGTGCAGACCGATGTCACCCGGCTCGAAGGGCTGTATGGCCAGACGCTGGGCAACAACGACGTCACGATCTTCAACCAGCGCGCGGTGATCACCGGCCCGCACGAGATCATGCTCGCCGATGGGCAGAAATTTACAGCGAAGCACATTTTGATCGCCACCGGCGCACGGCCCTTCGTGCCGACCTTCCCGGGCAGCGAACATGTCATCACCTCGAACGAGGCGTTCCACCTCGACGAACTCCCCCCGCGCATCCTGATCGCGGGCGGCGGATACATCGCCAATGAATTTGCCGGGATCTTCAACGAATTCGGCTGCAAGGTGACGATCGCCAACCGCTCGGACACGATCCTGCGCTCCTATGATGCGGCGCTGCGCGACCGGCTGCTCCAGATCTCGATCGTCAAGGGCATCAACTTCCTGTTCCATGCCGAGTTCGAGAGCATCGAGAAGCAGGAGGACGGCACGCTGCTGGTCAAGCTGACGGGGCAGGAGCCATGCGTTTACGATGCGGTGATGGTGGCGACGGGCCGCGTTCCCAATGTCGAAGGGCTGGGGCTTGAGACTGTCGGCGTCGAACTGGGCGCGCGCGGCGAAATCATCGTCGATGCCTTCAGCCGCACCAGCGTTGACCACATCCACGCCGTGGGCGATGTCACCGACCGCGTGCAATTGACGCCGGTCGCGATTCGCGAAGGCCAGGCCTTTGCCGACAGCACCTTCGGCCCGGGCGAACCCTATGCGGTCGACCATTCCTGCGTGCCCTCGGCGGTGTTCAGCCATCCGCCGATCGCCGCAGTAGGCATGACCGAAAGCGAAGCGCGCGATGCGATCGGCAATATCGCGGTCTATCAGTCGGACTTCCGCCCGATGAAGAACGTGGTCGCCGGGCGGAACGAGCGCAGCCTTTACAAGATGATCGTCGATTCCTCGTCGGGCCGGATCGTGGGCATCCACATGATCGGCCCCGAAGCGCCCGAAATCATGCAGGCCGCCGCGATCGCGGTGAAGGCCGGGCTGACCAAGGCCGATTTCGATGCGACGGTCGCGATCCATCCGACGATGGCCGAAGAACTGGTCCTGTTCAAATAGGGGAGCGAGGGGCGATGAACGTAGCGGGCAAGGTCGTGCTGCTGACTGGCGGCAGCGCCGGGATCGGACGCGAGATCGCGCGGCAGTTGCAGGCCAAGGGCGCGGCGGTGATCCTGACGGGCCGCGATCGCACGCGGCTGGCGGCGATGGAAGCGCAAGGGTTCAAGACGATAGCCGCCGACCTTTCCCATGCCGCAGGGGTCGACGCGCTGATTGCCGCGGTCGAAGGGCAAGCGATCGACATTCTCATCAACAATGCGGGTCAATTGGTCGATCACGATTTTCGCAAAGATGCGCCCGATCCGCAGGACGCGGATGATTGCATCTATGCCAACCTGTCCGCCCCGGTGCGGCTGATCACCGCGCTGATGCCGAACCTGCGCGCGCGGCCCGAGGCGACGATCGTCAATGTCACCAGC is drawn from Erythrobacter neustonensis and contains these coding sequences:
- the topA gene encoding type I DNA topoisomerase — protein: MQLVIVESPAKAKTIEKYLGKDFKVLASYGHVRDLPPKDGSVKPDEDFAMDWELYRDKQSRFKEIADAAKGASRLVLATDPDREGEAISWHVQELLKKRKSLPAKVDRVTFNAITKQAVTEAMTRPRDLDQPLIDAYLARRALDYLFGFTLSPVLWRKLPGAKSAGRVQSVALRLIVEREREIEAFRADEYWSVVARLMHDGTAFDARLVKFRGEKLERLSLGTEGIAMEAKAAVEAGRFTVEGVETKPVKRNPAPPFTTSTLQQEAARKLGYSAQHTMRLAQSLYEAGAITYMRTDGVQMDMSAIHAARDAIAARFSPDYRPEKPRMYSTKAKNAQEAHEAIRPTDFTRERAGTGDEAKLYDLIFKRAMASQMATALLERTTVTLRDPTGQHELRATGQVVKFPGFLAVYQESFDDSDDEDGSLLPVLKNGDLPAKRSVDATQHFTQPPPRFSEASLVKRLEELGIGRPSTYASTIQTLRDRAYVRVEKNRFFAEESGRLLTAFLERFFPTYVAYDFTAGMEDELDVVSDGREEYKVLLERFWRDFKPKADEVMEKLPSEVTEALDEYLADFLFPPREDGSDPRACPLCAAEGRDGGRLALRGGKFGAFVACANYPECKYTRRFAQPGADGGDGAEDGIMGQHPETGENILRKTGRFGPYVEMGEGKEAKRASIPKDLDDFDLDWAVKLLGLPRIIGAHPETALEIEANIGRYGPYLRHDGKYGRLTNTREVFEVGMNRAVDILAQAATRGGAARGKSEPIATLGAHPTSGGEIKVMPGRYGPYVTDGTTNATIARDMKPEDVTLAIAIELIDARAAKGPAKGKKKKAAPKKAPAKKPAAKKAAAKKPAAKKAPAKKPAAKKATPATN
- a CDS encoding response regulator, which gives rise to MHNLIKRNSGPHRRTAMEGKTLAEKLAQNEKALEAGIAAAAQEIAAQQTREAAEPEPATAEITPPAGAPAAPGAAANHGDDTAAIVAAAKAMRDRYPARDNAAPAQRTCLIVDDSRVIRKVSSKIAISLGYTPIEAENGEEALARCKKSMPDLVLTDWNMPEMDGITFVTKLRAIPTPKEPTVVFCTSNGEARDIHDGIAAGADDYIVKPFDEAALKAKLERLDRG
- a CDS encoding PAS domain-containing protein, with the translated sequence MPTTFQEAHSPLLGQITFRQLADAMPQMVWSTLPDGLHDYYNARWYEFTGAPLGSTDGEGWNDMFHPEDQERAWTVWRRSLATGEPYEIEYRLRHHSGEYRWALGRALPVRGEEGQIVRWVGTCTDIHEHKQSEQMNAVLSRELSHRIKNIFAVIGGIIGISSRQFPQLETLATQLQSRVAALGRAHDYARPHSEDSAPHGGPSQLTEMLRQLLSPYPALDEGRITIEGEQLTVDDRGATPIGLTFHELATNSMKYGALSASDGQVRIVVSSEDGNVTIEWIETGGPPVVKPDFIGFGTELTEIAIVAQLGGTIDREWLPEGLRVTIRILAERLRR
- a CDS encoding response regulator, whose protein sequence is MSDPILIVEDEFFIAFEMKRILEQHGYEVAGIAADREGAMALANQGIALALVDLNLRDGLTGPDIGARLAQDLGVTVIFITANPRQLGDGVAGTIGVLTKPADAQTLTDAVSFALERRRGLAKDPPQALRCFG
- the era gene encoding GTPase Era; translated protein: MTDIETSSAAPAPANTRCGVVAVLGAPNAGKSTLVNALVGQKVAITSPKAQTTRARMLGIALHELAGVPTQMILVDTPGIFAPKRRLDRAMVSAAWEGAEAADAVLLMVDPIKQRRHELEPLLETLAGRPERKILVLNKVDRAKKEPLLALAQDLAAKVDFAEIFFISALNGDGVAELKDHIAGMMPLAEWMYPEDQVSDASERLLATEITREQLYQQLHEELPYDSAVRPERYEVRPDGSIEIHQQIVVTRDNQRAIVLGKGGSKIKAIGAAARAELMEVLGTKVHLFLHVKVLENWAEDKEVFEEIGLDWVR
- the rnc gene encoding ribonuclease III; its protein translation is MTAALAPDTRAWLTAQGFAPAADAVWLEALTHGSFNGSGSADAADYQRLEFLGDRVLGLSVAAWLFRAGDAPEGKLSQRLNALVSGATCARIARSIGLPPHIRLGKQARDDGGSDSDKILGDVMEALIGACFIEHGFEAAQTLIYRLWASELEGDVGKSKHPKSALQEWAAGNRRMTPLYEVVDRSGPDHAARFTVRVSVRNVGAAEATASSKGEAEKLAAKAFLEQFG